A single Diceros bicornis minor isolate mBicDic1 chromosome 7, mDicBic1.mat.cur, whole genome shotgun sequence DNA region contains:
- the LOC131408920 gene encoding serum amyloid A protein-like, which yields MKFSIGIIFCTLVLGVSSQGFFSFLREAGQGAKDMWRAYSDMKEANYKDSDKYFHARGNYDAAQRGPGGAWAAKVISDAREGSQRFTDLFRHGDSGHGAADSRADQAANEWGRSGKDPNHFRPAGLPDKY from the exons ATGAAGTTTTCCATCGGCATCATTTTCTGCACCCTGGTCCTGGGCGTCAGCAGCCAAGGATTTTTTTCATTCCTCAGGGAAGCTGGTCAAG GGGCTAAAGACATGTGGAGAGCCTACTCTGACATGAAAGAGGCCAATTACAAAGATTCCGACAAATACTTCCACGCCCGCGGGAACTATGACGCTGCACAGAGGGGCCCTGGGGGCGCCTGGGCTGCTAAAGTGATCAG TGATGCCAGAGAGGGTTCTCAGAGATTCACAGACCTTTTCAGGCATGGAGACAGCGGCCATGGAGCGGCAGACTCGAGGGCTGACCAGGCTGCCAATGAATGGGGCCGGAGTGGCAAAGACCCCAATCACTTCAGACCTGCTGGCCTGCCTGACAAGTACTGA